The genomic stretch CCGGCCCGAAGATCTCAAGATCGATCCGCTCGATGCGGACAGAAGCTTGCTCGCGGCGCGTTCCATCAAGGATCTGGTGCAATGGTCCGGCGGGCTCTATGCGCCGCCCTCCAAATTCCGCAACTGGTGAAAAGGAAGCTGCGATGGAAACTCTGAGCTATTGCCACAAGGCGCAAGAGCGCGCGGCTGGCTCCAAACCGCTTGCCATCATCGGCGTGGTCGCCTCCGGCAATCTGGAAGTGTTGGTGGAGCGGGTAATGCCCGATACGGAATGCCAGGTCGACATCAACACCGCGGCCGAAGGCTTCGGCGCGGTGTGGGAGGCGGTGGTTGCCGACTTCGTGGCGCGACGCTCGCCCGGCGGTCTCAAGCTTTCCATCAACGACGGGGGCGCGCGCCCGGACACGGTAGCTCTGCGGCTGGCACAGGCCGTCCGCTTGATCGAGGAGGACGACCGATGAACACTTCGAAACCCGAGGCGCCGGTTGTGCCGATCGTCGTAAATAGCAAGATCGTGAGCTGGTACGAGGCCTCCGCCCGCCGGCGGGTTCAACTGACGCTCGATGCCGGCAGCTTCCAGGAGTTCATCGGTCCGGAGCAGCGCGAGAGCAGCCCGCATTTGCCGGTGTTCGATCTTCCGGAACAGTTCGACGATGGCATCATCGTTGGCCGCGGCAGGATTGCAGGCAGATCGATATTCGTCGCCGCCCAGGAAGGGCGCTTCATGGGCGGCGCCTTCGGCGAGGTTCACGGCGCCAAATTGACC from Bradyrhizobium sp. Ash2021 encodes the following:
- the mdcC gene encoding malonate decarboxylase acyl carrier protein; translated protein: METLSYCHKAQERAAGSKPLAIIGVVASGNLEVLVERVMPDTECQVDINTAAEGFGAVWEAVVADFVARRSPGGLKLSINDGGARPDTVALRLAQAVRLIEEDDR